The following proteins come from a genomic window of Solwaraspora sp. WMMA2065:
- a CDS encoding DUF87 domain-containing protein → MQQSVKIGGVFNLGYHEASVLTNDSWIARAYGVPQHCLLLAFPRGFDDPKASAEIEPADRGVILLRVICETSLPNQADLVHLRAADTDRAITNHYRQNRDAAPPTDNLTQAMMQQAAFRCRVLGTFVEDESGDLVFGKDVDAVYAAAGYLVSKPHGESLQIVIDHVELPMGERPGDQHGDEAPNADLPDTDATMVVGTLRYSSARKRERVARTEGQSTEVQVRVRPKDFVAHKTAVFGMTRAGKSNTMKVLASAVHLYAHKTRTRVGQLIFDPAGEYAYANRQDGTALAQLGDNVRIYRLGATQKERADNIRPLSLNFFDDNQIDGCWGLISSFLTGENKVYINNFLACDPTRSPSDVDDHGDKKRLLAVRAMYFAILHKAGLRPPPNWRCQLPVNQETRDLLKDVRGVNVSGRDQYLRLTGAQLEEACVRIATEAARAAKSSGRARGRRPKAGEVSEESGVEAIALWIADRASGGHGDPAIDGMVNMLSPTGSASGWKILRFLSEYHAADATTDFAPSIYADLARGRLVIVDLSRGSEQVLQVCAERVISVILSNSSKRFRDGMPPRPMQIFLEEAHRLLDRDKFAKTTKANDPYVRLAREAAKYKIGLIYATQEVSTVDQSILSNTANWVCAYMNNSAEVDKLAKFYDFSDFTDQILSVDDRGFVRLRTDSSPYTLPIQVAKFDLQMVNRIRAECGLPATGRSTDFAPDVAQPDSFEDCPDPDEIYAKRFPPQAEPMFDLEG, encoded by the coding sequence GTGCAGCAGTCGGTGAAGATCGGCGGCGTCTTCAACCTGGGTTATCACGAAGCCAGCGTGCTGACCAACGACTCGTGGATAGCGCGCGCGTATGGCGTACCTCAACACTGCCTACTTCTCGCTTTCCCGCGGGGGTTCGACGACCCCAAAGCCTCGGCCGAGATTGAGCCGGCTGACCGTGGCGTCATACTTCTCCGCGTCATCTGCGAGACGTCGCTGCCGAACCAGGCAGACCTGGTTCACCTCCGCGCCGCCGACACGGACCGCGCCATCACTAACCACTACAGGCAAAACCGTGACGCGGCGCCACCTACCGACAACCTCACCCAGGCAATGATGCAGCAGGCCGCCTTCCGGTGCCGGGTACTCGGCACATTCGTTGAAGATGAGTCGGGTGATCTTGTCTTTGGCAAGGACGTGGACGCCGTGTACGCTGCTGCGGGCTACCTTGTCTCTAAGCCTCATGGCGAGAGCCTCCAGATCGTCATCGACCATGTGGAGCTGCCGATGGGCGAGCGCCCTGGCGATCAACATGGCGATGAGGCTCCTAACGCTGACCTGCCAGACACAGACGCGACGATGGTCGTCGGCACGCTGCGCTATTCCTCGGCGCGCAAGCGCGAACGCGTAGCTAGGACCGAGGGTCAGAGCACTGAAGTTCAGGTAAGGGTAAGACCGAAGGACTTTGTCGCCCACAAGACAGCAGTCTTCGGCATGACGCGAGCTGGCAAGTCGAACACGATGAAAGTCTTGGCGTCCGCCGTCCACCTCTATGCGCACAAGACACGTACACGAGTCGGACAACTGATCTTCGATCCTGCGGGCGAGTACGCTTACGCTAATCGCCAGGATGGCACGGCGCTCGCACAGCTCGGCGACAACGTGAGAATCTATCGGCTCGGCGCGACCCAAAAGGAGCGTGCCGACAACATCCGTCCGCTGTCCCTCAACTTCTTTGACGATAATCAAATCGATGGGTGCTGGGGTCTAATCAGCTCATTCCTTACCGGCGAGAACAAGGTATACATAAACAACTTTCTTGCGTGCGACCCCACGCGGAGTCCCAGTGACGTCGACGACCATGGCGACAAAAAACGACTTCTGGCAGTGCGGGCAATGTACTTCGCCATCCTCCACAAAGCTGGCTTGCGGCCGCCGCCGAACTGGCGCTGCCAGCTCCCCGTGAACCAGGAAACGCGCGACCTCCTCAAGGACGTCCGCGGTGTGAACGTCAGCGGCAGGGATCAGTACTTGCGCCTGACCGGTGCGCAGCTGGAGGAGGCATGTGTTCGCATCGCTACAGAAGCGGCCCGAGCTGCGAAGTCATCGGGACGGGCGCGAGGCCGGAGGCCCAAAGCCGGTGAGGTGTCTGAGGAGTCCGGCGTGGAGGCGATTGCGTTGTGGATCGCGGACCGGGCGTCGGGGGGGCACGGTGATCCTGCTATCGACGGCATGGTGAACATGCTCTCGCCGACCGGTTCTGCGAGCGGCTGGAAGATCCTTCGATTCCTTAGTGAGTACCACGCGGCTGACGCGACAACTGATTTTGCGCCGTCGATCTACGCTGATCTCGCGAGAGGCCGGCTGGTAATTGTCGACCTATCACGTGGGTCGGAACAGGTGCTCCAGGTCTGCGCCGAGCGTGTTATCTCGGTGATCCTAAGCAATTCTTCTAAGCGGTTCCGTGATGGAATGCCGCCGCGTCCTATGCAGATCTTCCTAGAAGAGGCGCACCGGCTTCTTGATCGCGACAAGTTTGCGAAGACTACCAAGGCGAATGACCCCTATGTTCGGTTGGCACGCGAAGCCGCTAAGTACAAGATTGGTCTCATCTATGCGACGCAAGAGGTGTCCACAGTTGATCAATCAATCCTCTCAAACACTGCGAACTGGGTGTGTGCGTATATGAACAACTCAGCAGAGGTCGACAAGTTGGCCAAGTTCTACGACTTCTCAGACTTCACCGACCAGATACTCAGTGTGGACGATCGAGGATTCGTCCGCCTCCGAACCGACTCATCACCCTACACCCTCCCTATTCAGGTCGCAAAGTTCGACCTTCAGATGGTCAACCGCATTCGGGCAGAATGCGGTCTTCCGGCTACTGGCCGGAGCACCGACTTTGCTCCAGATGTGGCCCAGCCTGACTCCTTTGAGGACTGCCCAGATCCCGACGAAATCTACGCGAAGAGGTTCCCACCCCAGGCGGAACCCATGTTCGATCTGGAGGGCTAG
- a CDS encoding AMP-binding protein, with the protein MARPKPVAGVFLAERVATLATWQPDLIAVEMPGTRLTYSELAERAQAVTGWLNERGIGAADRRVVLADRAAPVYPALLGVLGTGAASDPLAPRTPVDATAPSPSGSRCRRWCAATGTSPRRHRARGPRESGTPTGSDPDTGPARVRRRGQCAGRLDRRRSSVAPSAGLGAGRPPPRTVTQGSTDPAPPPSR; encoded by the coding sequence GTGGCCCGGCCGAAGCCGGTCGCCGGGGTGTTCCTGGCGGAGCGGGTCGCCACGCTGGCCACCTGGCAGCCCGACCTGATCGCCGTCGAGATGCCCGGGACCCGCCTCACCTACAGCGAACTGGCCGAACGTGCCCAGGCGGTGACCGGCTGGCTCAACGAGCGGGGCATCGGCGCCGCCGACAGGAGGGTCGTCCTGGCAGACAGGGCCGCCCCGGTCTACCCCGCGCTGCTCGGAGTACTGGGTACCGGGGCCGCTTCCGACCCGCTCGCCCCGCGGACACCGGTCGATGCAACCGCGCCCTCACCGAGCGGGTCAAGGTGTCGGCGCTGGTGCGCGGCCACCGGGACTTCGCCGCGTCGGCACCGAGCGCGCGGGCCTCGAGAATCTGGTACTCCCACAGGATCAGACCCCGACACAGGACCGGCACGAGTACGGCGTCGCGGACAATGCGCAGGTCGGCTAGACCGTCGTCGCTCCAGCGTTGCCCCATCTGCAGGGCTAGGAGCTGGGCGCCCACCGCCTCGAACCGTCACGCAAGGCTCGACAGACCCGGCGCCTCCACCAAGCCGATGA
- a CDS encoding IS4 family transposase, with product MARVEERVAEESRVRLPDLVGVGVLTAAFPPEVVDLVVERWDAREQRSRLLPARLVVYYVIACVLFMDSAYVEVWNRLLSGLSWAGRYRTRREVGMQPTAAALTKARGRLGPEVLEGVLETSFGGSVVGPEQAPWGYFHGLRKVAVDGFCLNVARTPENVAAFGSPSNGQGPVGYPQVRVVALAETGTRCLRGVALGGLGEGEQPLARTLWPLLGSTDVVVGDRNFLSYEDLGAIAATGAHAVFRVKAGVDLPVLRRLADGSWISRIADPVAARRLRRRKVPAAEIPGIEVRVIEYTVETEPDQHGEYEVSELFCLVTTLLDERAYPLGDFPDLYRDRWRIETAIGEVETRLRGGADVVLRSRKPDLVRQEVYGLLCLYQAIRHLIVAGAEQAGLDPDRISFTRARDAVARHVSDDAAFSPRTTG from the coding sequence GTGGCGAGGGTTGAGGAGCGGGTCGCGGAGGAGTCGCGGGTTCGGTTGCCGGATCTGGTGGGTGTGGGGGTGTTGACCGCGGCGTTTCCGCCGGAGGTGGTCGATCTGGTGGTGGAGCGGTGGGACGCGCGGGAGCAGCGGTCCCGGTTGTTGCCGGCTCGGTTGGTCGTCTACTACGTGATCGCGTGTGTGTTGTTCATGGACAGCGCGTATGTGGAGGTGTGGAACAGGCTGTTGTCGGGGTTGTCGTGGGCCGGGCGGTACCGGACGCGTCGTGAGGTGGGGATGCAGCCGACGGCGGCGGCGTTGACGAAGGCTCGGGGGCGGTTGGGTCCGGAGGTGCTGGAAGGGGTGTTGGAGACCTCGTTCGGCGGGTCGGTGGTGGGGCCGGAACAGGCGCCGTGGGGGTACTTCCACGGGTTGCGGAAGGTGGCTGTCGACGGGTTCTGCCTGAACGTGGCGAGGACGCCGGAGAACGTGGCCGCGTTCGGGTCGCCGTCCAACGGGCAGGGCCCGGTGGGGTATCCGCAGGTACGGGTGGTGGCGTTGGCCGAGACGGGTACCCGTTGCCTGCGGGGGGTGGCGCTCGGTGGTCTGGGTGAGGGCGAGCAGCCGCTGGCCCGGACGCTGTGGCCGCTGCTCGGGTCCACCGATGTGGTGGTCGGTGACCGTAACTTCCTGTCGTACGAGGACCTGGGGGCGATCGCCGCGACCGGCGCGCACGCGGTGTTTCGGGTCAAGGCGGGGGTGGACCTGCCGGTGTTGCGCCGGCTGGCGGATGGCTCCTGGATCTCGCGGATCGCCGATCCGGTCGCGGCGCGCCGGCTACGGCGGCGGAAGGTGCCGGCCGCGGAGATTCCCGGTATCGAGGTACGGGTGATCGAGTACACCGTCGAGACCGAACCCGACCAGCACGGCGAGTACGAGGTCAGCGAACTGTTCTGCCTGGTCACGACCCTGCTCGATGAGCGGGCCTATCCGCTGGGGGACTTTCCCGACCTCTACCGCGACCGGTGGCGGATCGAGACCGCCATCGGGGAGGTGGAGACCCGGCTGCGCGGTGGAGCCGACGTCGTGCTCCGTTCCCGTAAACCCGACCTCGTCCGCCAGGAGGTGTACGGGCTGCTCTGTCTCTACCAGGCGATCCGGCATCTGATCGTGGCCGGCGCGGAACAGGCCGGCCTGGACCCGGACCGGATATCGTTCACCCGCGCCCGCGATGCCGTCGCCCGTCACGTCAGTGACGACGCGGCGTTTTCCCCCCGAACGACTGGCTGA
- a CDS encoding DNA adenine methylase, translated as MAAHVVRRERSRAIPKRVRPWPADEVLNKPSAITNEKLFNQAVLSPLRYPGAKRQLVPIIESLVRANVPPPRLLLEPFCGGASAALRLLGTGAVQHAVLADADELVSSFWYTAAFHTSWLVNRMMEEEVSVERWDWWRMSNPRGVKERGLKCLFMNRTTFSGILHGWAGPIGGRSQTSEYKIDCRFNKNALATKLRAIGELADTGRLLDVWHGDWSASIARLKTEFGNLVDKDEVLVYLDPPYVEKAPYLYEWSFQDDHHKRLAEALLADQPFRWMLSYDDTPTTRALYPASPTRTLIYVKNRYTAAGQPAENQRKQARIVRDELLVTNFLDVPFSDSYYVVAGSSVS; from the coding sequence GTGGCCGCGCACGTCGTCCGACGCGAGCGGAGCAGAGCCATCCCTAAGCGGGTTCGACCATGGCCAGCGGATGAGGTCCTGAACAAGCCCAGCGCCATCACTAACGAAAAACTGTTCAACCAAGCTGTTCTAAGTCCGCTCAGGTACCCAGGTGCCAAGCGTCAGCTTGTCCCGATCATTGAGTCATTGGTGCGCGCGAACGTCCCGCCCCCGCGACTATTGCTCGAGCCGTTCTGTGGTGGCGCTTCGGCAGCCCTTCGCTTACTCGGAACAGGAGCTGTTCAACACGCCGTCCTAGCGGACGCAGACGAGTTGGTCTCGTCATTCTGGTACACAGCTGCGTTTCACACCAGCTGGCTGGTCAACCGGATGATGGAAGAAGAAGTGTCGGTCGAGCGGTGGGACTGGTGGCGGATGTCGAACCCGCGTGGAGTGAAGGAACGTGGTCTCAAATGCTTGTTCATGAACAGGACCACGTTCTCCGGAATCTTGCACGGCTGGGCAGGACCGATCGGCGGGCGTAGTCAAACCTCGGAGTACAAGATCGACTGTCGGTTCAACAAGAATGCACTTGCAACGAAATTGCGAGCCATTGGCGAGCTCGCCGATACAGGGCGCCTCCTGGATGTCTGGCATGGCGACTGGTCGGCGAGCATCGCTCGCCTCAAGACCGAGTTCGGTAACCTAGTAGATAAAGATGAGGTCTTAGTCTACCTAGACCCTCCCTATGTGGAAAAAGCCCCCTACCTGTATGAGTGGTCTTTTCAGGATGATCATCACAAGCGCCTGGCTGAAGCTCTACTCGCGGATCAACCGTTCCGGTGGATGTTGTCATACGACGACACGCCCACGACGCGGGCACTCTATCCGGCGAGCCCTACCCGAACCCTGATCTACGTCAAGAACAGGTACACGGCAGCTGGTCAGCCCGCCGAGAACCAGCGCAAACAGGCGCGGATCGTACGCGATGAGCTGCTGGTGACGAACTTCCTAGATGTACCGTTCTCTGATTCCTACTACGTAGTAGCGGGATCGTCCGTCAGCTAG
- a CDS encoding helix-turn-helix transcriptional regulator, whose translation MDGANHGGKDSATLERRHLQDAKRALGRKLRELRTARGLVQKEVARWVFSTRSTVANVEAGRQVADRVFWQQCDTILNGGGGLLDAYDAYRRLEKQYQTQRSEAALRDRWGAAAEAALDRPPGSSTLSVHPRLAPVGPAGGDLFSMIAATIGEPAQDARADHTIPAPRGRHFPGASVEVEIYPATDDGRIVATIPRTDAGRQRRRHSLQRRIVAGRAVTSTSDGLFGLDSRQACQRLVDTGDDVRLLIPRAYQLDAITAAVLWAVANLDQSLLLDDARLDTTRTAAAEYSRLTRSAVSADIGDDLDTVSRMWLGSAFCADHISRQWDRLTETPTFWTREQTGEEASTWLLFRHKLHYLKATATRSATGSQRPTRMFCVPRSAVETSTESERILLLLAVALMESFGIDTAVTDEPEYGTLPGLVLTPPSGRSSPPGSARTVCGTSTSPTSTPSSPNTATPPHTYRPTRSSPATPPAPACEPSPTT comes from the coding sequence GTGGACGGGGCCAACCACGGCGGGAAGGACTCCGCGACCCTCGAACGACGACACCTGCAGGACGCGAAGCGTGCGCTCGGCCGGAAGCTGCGCGAGCTTCGTACGGCGCGCGGTCTCGTGCAGAAGGAGGTCGCGCGCTGGGTCTTCAGTACTCGCAGCACCGTGGCGAACGTGGAAGCCGGCCGGCAGGTGGCCGACCGGGTTTTCTGGCAGCAGTGCGACACGATCCTCAACGGTGGCGGTGGACTGCTCGACGCCTATGACGCCTACCGCCGGTTGGAAAAGCAGTACCAGACGCAGCGGTCCGAAGCGGCGTTGCGCGACCGGTGGGGTGCGGCGGCCGAGGCAGCCCTGGACCGCCCACCAGGCTCCAGTACCCTGTCGGTCCACCCGAGGCTAGCTCCCGTCGGACCGGCCGGCGGCGATCTCTTTTCGATGATCGCGGCGACGATCGGCGAACCGGCCCAGGACGCCAGAGCAGACCACACCATTCCCGCACCCCGTGGGCGGCATTTCCCCGGCGCGTCCGTCGAGGTGGAGATCTACCCGGCGACTGATGACGGCCGGATCGTCGCGACGATCCCCCGCACCGATGCCGGTAGGCAGCGGCGGCGGCATTCGCTGCAGCGTCGGATCGTCGCGGGGCGGGCCGTCACGTCTACCAGCGACGGGCTGTTCGGGCTGGACTCCCGGCAGGCGTGCCAGCGGCTGGTCGACACCGGCGACGATGTTCGTCTGCTCATTCCCCGCGCCTACCAGCTCGACGCCATCACCGCAGCGGTGCTGTGGGCTGTGGCCAACCTGGATCAGTCGCTCCTGCTCGACGACGCCCGCCTCGACACCACCCGGACCGCCGCAGCCGAATACAGCCGCCTCACCCGGTCCGCCGTCAGCGCAGACATCGGCGACGACCTGGACACCGTGTCACGGATGTGGCTCGGCTCGGCGTTCTGCGCCGACCACATCAGCCGCCAATGGGACCGGCTAACCGAGACCCCCACCTTCTGGACGCGGGAACAGACCGGTGAAGAAGCCAGCACCTGGCTGCTCTTCCGCCACAAGCTGCACTACCTGAAAGCGACCGCGACGCGGTCCGCCACCGGCTCCCAACGGCCGACAAGGATGTTCTGCGTCCCCCGATCCGCTGTGGAAACGTCCACCGAGTCGGAGCGGATACTCCTGCTGTTGGCGGTCGCGTTGATGGAATCCTTCGGCATCGACACCGCCGTCACCGACGAACCCGAGTACGGCACGCTACCCGGCCTCGTCCTCACCCCCCCCAGCGGGCGATCGTCGCCACCTGGCTCCGCGCGGACGGTGTGTGGCACGTCGACGTCACCGACCAGCACGCCGTCATCACCGAATACCGCGACGCCGCCGCACACGTACAGGCCCACTCGGTCATCGCCGGCGACACCCCCGGCACCCGCATGCGAGCCCTCGCCGACTACCTGA
- a CDS encoding DUF296 domain-containing protein translates to MRSHDLTPGRMIGVVLDHGDDFFTALTDACRTHNLRQGYIPIFIAGLSTARIVGTCQRLDNPAAPVWSHVDLTNIEALGGGTIAWDDTTGTITPHIHLTVGLKEHSATAHTSHLLDATVQFLTEMLIVEVTAPTMHRLPNPDLYDVPQLHFGQTGHGS, encoded by the coding sequence ATGCGTAGCCACGACCTGACCCCCGGCCGCATGATCGGCGTCGTCCTCGACCACGGCGACGACTTCTTCACCGCCCTCACCGACGCCTGCCGCACCCACAACCTCCGACAGGGCTACATCCCGATATTCATCGCCGGCCTCAGCACGGCGAGGATCGTCGGCACCTGCCAACGCCTCGACAACCCCGCCGCCCCCGTCTGGTCACACGTCGACCTCACCAACATCGAAGCCCTCGGCGGCGGCACCATCGCCTGGGACGACACCACCGGGACCATCACCCCGCACATCCACCTCACCGTCGGACTCAAGGAACACAGCGCCACCGCCCACACCAGCCACCTCCTCGACGCCACCGTCCAGTTCCTCACCGAAATGCTCATCGTCGAAGTCACCGCACCGACCATGCACCGGCTACCGAACCCCGACCTGTACGACGTACCGCAACTGCACTTCGGACAGACAGGGCACGGCAGCTGA
- a CDS encoding asparaginase translates to MVVFGLGGTIAMTSSTGGSAVSPTLTAQQLVDAVPGLADASIVIDVVDFRRRPGASLTVADLTDLHTAATHALAGGAAGVVVTQGTDTIEETAYLLDLLHHRPEPIVVTGAMRNPTLAGADGPANILAAIHTATSPAARNQGCLVAFADEIHAARWVTKTHSTSGATFRSPDTGPLGYLLEGTVRMLNRVPHRLTIPTPRRADTATVALHTVTLDDNPTLLDAIGRHCDGLVIAGFGVGHVPEPLVDTLTTLAGRIPVVLASRTPAGPTLTRTYGFPGSEQDLIGRGLIPAGWLHPYKARVLLRALLAADTKPHDITAAVTTAGGLTEPAAWPWTTTSNDDRSVGSRTDA, encoded by the coding sequence GTGGTGGTATTCGGCCTCGGCGGCACCATCGCCATGACCAGCAGCACCGGCGGCAGTGCGGTCAGCCCCACCCTGACCGCCCAGCAACTCGTCGACGCCGTACCCGGACTCGCCGACGCCTCAATCGTGATCGACGTCGTCGACTTCCGCCGCCGACCCGGCGCGAGCCTCACCGTCGCCGACCTCACCGACCTGCACACCGCCGCGACGCACGCCCTGGCCGGCGGCGCGGCCGGTGTCGTCGTCACCCAGGGCACCGACACCATCGAGGAAACCGCCTACCTGCTCGACCTGCTCCACCACCGCCCCGAACCGATCGTGGTCACCGGCGCGATGCGTAACCCCACCCTCGCCGGAGCCGACGGCCCCGCGAACATCCTCGCCGCCATCCACACCGCCACCTCCCCAGCGGCGCGGAACCAGGGCTGCCTCGTCGCCTTCGCCGACGAGATCCACGCCGCACGATGGGTGACCAAGACCCACTCCACCAGCGGCGCCACCTTCCGCTCCCCGGACACCGGCCCCCTCGGCTACCTCCTCGAAGGCACAGTACGAATGCTGAACCGGGTGCCCCACCGGCTGACCATCCCCACCCCACGCCGGGCAGACACCGCCACCGTCGCCCTGCACACCGTCACCCTCGACGACAACCCCACGCTCCTCGACGCCATCGGCAGGCACTGCGACGGCCTCGTCATCGCCGGATTCGGCGTCGGCCACGTCCCCGAACCCCTCGTCGACACCCTCACCACCCTCGCCGGACGAATCCCCGTCGTCCTCGCCTCCCGCACCCCCGCCGGACCAACCCTCACCCGCACCTACGGCTTCCCCGGCTCCGAGCAGGACCTCATCGGTCGCGGTCTCATCCCCGCCGGCTGGCTCCACCCCTACAAGGCCCGCGTCCTGCTCCGCGCCCTCCTCGCCGCCGACACGAAACCACACGACATCACGGCTGCGGTCACCACAGCCGGCGGACTCACCGAACCCGCCGCCTGGCCCTGGACCACCACCAGTAACGACGACCGGTCGGTTGGGAGCCGTACAGATGCGTAG
- a CDS encoding Imm1 family immunity protein — MRALDAVAAATDRVLGRPTTSPPRRWRRPGGTPARWASPSPPHTDVGQTSGPTATPAPAEASPLSLWVDDAGGRLPRRPGGKGPTHGLLCDGDGTPLTGTPLTQSGGLLRSGAAPSARDGPRPDWHPLAQVTREHVEAHTAALLRKPGAPKDAVLVVNKPTCVSRGEYVDCDEALPGMLPEGSRLAVHVSDGATTRPLKVYTGTRGRHRVMSYTVSWDGPSAEEPHRGNEVAVSTVEELDLVLDRVHAQAAAEDLPYAVQVHRPGRHGAIMIGIGHHERSFVDWLDRGQPHGSDNRYAIDPDLDPAAETIAFDFYGDWSEAPPDRTRISPHRAREFLRTGQQPSLDWTTGSQ; from the coding sequence ATGCGGGCGCTGGACGCGGTCGCCGCGGCGACCGACCGTGTTCTCGGGAGGCCGACGACCTCGCCGCCCAGGCGGTGGAGGCGGCCAGGGGGTACGCCCGCGCGATGGGCATCGCCATCGCCGCCGCACACCGACGTCGGTCAGACAAGCGGACCGACCGCGACACCAGCCCCAGCCGAGGCGTCTCCACTCTCGCTATGGGTCGACGACGCCGGAGGCCGGCTGCCGCGCCGCCCCGGCGGCAAGGGCCCCACCCACGGACTGCTCTGCGACGGCGACGGAACACCGCTTACCGGAACCCCGCTCACCCAGTCAGGAGGGCTTCTCCGTAGCGGCGCGGCGCCCAGCGCCCGCGACGGACCCCGACCTGACTGGCATCCACTGGCGCAGGTCACCCGTGAGCACGTGGAGGCACACACGGCGGCGCTGCTACGCAAGCCCGGTGCGCCGAAGGACGCGGTCCTGGTGGTCAACAAACCGACCTGCGTCAGCCGAGGTGAGTACGTCGACTGCGACGAGGCGCTACCCGGTATGTTGCCCGAGGGCAGCCGACTGGCGGTCCACGTGTCCGATGGAGCGACCACCAGACCGTTGAAGGTCTACACCGGCACCAGGGGAAGGCATCGCGTCATGAGCTACACCGTCTCCTGGGACGGCCCCTCCGCCGAGGAGCCGCACCGCGGCAACGAGGTCGCGGTGTCAACGGTTGAGGAACTGGACCTGGTCCTCGACCGTGTCCACGCGCAAGCGGCCGCCGAGGACCTGCCCTACGCGGTCCAGGTCCACCGACCCGGCCGGCACGGCGCCATCATGATCGGCATCGGCCACCACGAACGGTCCTTCGTCGACTGGCTCGACCGCGGCCAACCCCACGGCAGCGACAACCGCTACGCCATCGACCCGGACCTGGACCCAGCCGCCGAGACGATCGCCTTCGACTTCTACGGAGACTGGAGCGAGGCGCCACCCGACCGCACCCGCATCAGCCCGCACCGCGCCCGCGAGTTCCTCCGCACCGGCCAGCAGCCGTCGCTCGACTGGACTACCGGCAGCCAGTGA